TCTGTTATTGGAAAAGGCATCAGAGCAGTTGGCCGCAGGGGTGGATACCGTGAATGTGTCTCGTGTGGTAAAAAGCGGCGAGCTTGGAGACCTGGCCCGTTCATTCGATGATATGGCGGAGACTTTACACCACGAAAAGACTCTTCTGCGCGAGAGCGAACAACGCTGGGCCACCACCCTGGCAAGCATCGGCGACGCGGTCATCGCCACCGACGAGTCAGGCAGGATTACCTTCATGAATACCATTGCCGAGGAACTCACCGGCTGGAAGATCACGGATGCCTGGATGAAGCCCATACCAGAAGTATTCCACATCGTCAACGAAAAGACCCGCCAGGAGGTTGAAAATCCTGTCGAGAAGGTCCTCCGGGAAGGGATGATCGTCGGCCTTGCCAACCACACTATCCTCATAAAAAAAGATGGCACAGAAGTCCCCATCGACGATAGCGCCGCGCCCATACGGGACGAAGGCGGAAAGACCATGGGCGTCGTGCTCGTCTTCCGCGACATCACCGAACGTAAAGAAGCCGAAGAGCACACCAAACACCTCGCTTCTTTTCCGGACCTCAATCCAAACCCTATTATAGAAGTGGATTTGTCCGGTGCGATCACTTTCTGTAATCCCGCTGGTAAAAATGTTATAAAAAATCTCGGTTTGAACGGAGAAGATTGCAGCTGCTTGCTTCCAACGGACCTTACCGCCATCTTGCGAGACTGGGACAAGACAAGTCAATCAACCGTTGGCCGGGAGGTAACCATCAACGAAAAGGTTTTTGCTGAAACCGTTCACCTTGTTCCCCAGTTTGGTGTTGCGCGTATTTATGCTCGGGAAATCACCGACCGCAAGCGGATGGAGGAAGAAATCCGCAATGCGCTTGAGACTTCTCGATGGAATGAAGACCAGCTCCAAGTGCTTATGGAAAATGTCCACTCAGCCGTCGCACTCATAGACGACTCGGGCAGATTCTCTGTTGTCAATCGCGCATTCCTGGATATGTTCGGGCTTAACAGTGAATCCGACATTCTGAACATAAATAGTCAGGATTGGAGTCGATGGGGGGTGTATGGAGAAGATTCAAGACCACTGAATATTGACGATCACCCTGTCCGAAAGGCGGCTTTGACAGGTAAGCCCGTGAGAAACCAACTTGTTGCCGTGCGGAATCCGGGCGCGACCGATCTCGCGTGGATGCTCGTTAACGCTGAACCCTTGTTAAAGGAAGATGGCACTGTGTACAGGATAATATGCACTTACCAGGACGTCACCGAGATCAAACGCGCCGAGGAGACCCTGCGTCAAGCTTACGATGGCCTTGAGCTGCGCGTGAAAGAGCGTACTTCAGAGTTGGAAGAGGCTTACAAAGATCTGGAATTGGAAATGGCCGAACGCAAGCAAGCCGAAGATGCCCTTCGCCAATCCCAGAAGATGGAAGCAGTCGGTACCCTGGCAGGAGGCATCGCCCATGACTTCAACAACATCCTTGCCGCTATCATTGGGTTTACCGAGATGGCGCTCGAAGATTCTACCGACCCGGAAGTAAAAAGGCACCTCCAGTACATCCTTAAGTCATCAATGAGGGCGAGAGATCTCGTAAAGCAGATCCTCATCTTCAGCAGAAAGACCAATTATGAGAGAAGTCCCCTATCGCTTACCCCTCTTATCAAGGAGACTATCCAGTTCTTACGGGCTTCTATTCCCACAACGATTAGGATCGACCTCGCCATCACCGCAAGCTCCGATACAATACTTGCCTCCCCGGTTGAAGTGCAGCAGATCCTCATGAACCTTGCCACGAACGCCTCCCTTGCCATGCAGGAGAGAGGAGGAACCTTAGAGATTGCCCTCTCCGATATCGACTTCACACCGGAGTCCCCCGTACTGGAACAAGATGTAATGCCCGGAGAGTACGTGCAGCTCACCGTAAAGGATACCGGTATCGGCATGACACCGGATGTGATGAAACGGGTCTTTGAACCCTTCTTTACCACACGGGAAGTGGGTAAAGGCACCGGCATGGGATTAGCGGTAGTATACGGGATCGTGAAAGACCTTCAAGGTAC
This DNA window, taken from Syntrophorhabdaceae bacterium, encodes the following:
- a CDS encoding PAS domain S-box protein; protein product: MMNRFYSWPIRLHLIILIALLAIPSIALIIHSGIAERHQAIADAKAESLKFVNDIASQQQNMVAGAEQLGAALSLLPAVRSHDREATNALFSELLKKNPQLVNIAICDKAGQIWASAVPPEGKVSVADRRFVREAIRTGTFSSGEYSVGRIVKRPVMSFGYPVKNAANEVVAVIGIILNLDYAQQVFERLNLPPNAAFNILDHQGTILGMNLNNPNAERFIGRRDPSGDVFTKMKQGPDEGTFEAVANDGRFRIAAYKRISLPQETEPYMYIRSSIPFASAVSKANAAMLRNLSVFVSLFLIGLVLAWLIGKRVIANPILLLEKASEQLAAGVDTVNVSRVVKSGELGDLARSFDDMAETLHHEKTLLRESEQRWATTLASIGDAVIATDESGRITFMNTIAEELTGWKITDAWMKPIPEVFHIVNEKTRQEVENPVEKVLREGMIVGLANHTILIKKDGTEVPIDDSAAPIRDEGGKTMGVVLVFRDITERKEAEEHTKHLASFPDLNPNPIIEVDLSGAITFCNPAGKNVIKNLGLNGEDCSCLLPTDLTAILRDWDKTSQSTVGREVTINEKVFAETVHLVPQFGVARIYAREITDRKRMEEEIRNALETSRWNEDQLQVLMENVHSAVALIDDSGRFSVVNRAFLDMFGLNSESDILNINSQDWSRWGVYGEDSRPLNIDDHPVRKAALTGKPVRNQLVAVRNPGATDLAWMLVNAEPLLKEDGTVYRIICTYQDVTEIKRAEETLRQAYDGLELRVKERTSELEEAYKDLELEMAERKQAEDALRQSQKMEAVGTLAGGIAHDFNNILAAIIGFTEMALEDSTDPEVKRHLQYILKSSMRARDLVKQILIFSRKTNYERSPLSLTPLIKETIQFLRASIPTTIRIDLAITASSDTILASPVEVQQILMNLATNASLAMQERGGTLEIALSDIDFTPESPVLEQDVMPGEYVQLTVKDTGIGMTPDVMKRVFEPFFTTREVGKGTGMGLAVVYGIVKDLQGTITVESTPGSGSTFQVFLPKVKASPLNDEISTVQAAKGTERILFIDDEPMLTEWGRTTLTRLGYKVTAVTDIKEALKLFSSDPSQFDLVITDHTMPAMTGVQFSKELLKIRPDIPIILCTGHSETVSPDIAREAGIKEYLMKPMAREEFAQAVRRVLDQKKKE